A single Primulina eburnea isolate SZY01 chromosome 11, ASM2296580v1, whole genome shotgun sequence DNA region contains:
- the LOC140804315 gene encoding uncharacterized protein, with the protein MTKTTLSPSHIHLLPTLIFLLFALSLDGNAQDSDPNQEHNTLLLLKQNWSNPPSLSHWKPSSDHCTWSEITCSNGSVTKLEIKNRTIAGTIPAFICDLSNLTYLNLQVNSFSGYFPDVLYSCSNLEHLDLSNNSFFGAIPDDINRLSPRLQYIDLGSNKFSGDIPSAIGRLSSLKTLYLYDNLFNGSFPQDIGNLSHLEELNLNSNGFLPQRIPSSFTQLKKLKNFWMTGTNMIGEIPQSIGNMSALEFLDLSDNGLNGSIPDGLLLLDNLTNLFLYKNGLSGSIPRRIECLNMQVLDLSANNLTGTIPDDFGKLTNLTGLALFFNQLSGEIPTSIGRLPGLVDFGLFSNKMSGELPPDFGRYSKLRTFQVSENQFVGKLPEYLCANKVLIGVVAFKNNLSGGVPQSLGDCSSLKVVFVHENSLSGEIPDGMWTSSNLLQLKLSDNHFTGKLPSTIGPQLSLLDMENNQFSGPIPAEISSWENLREFKASNNLLSGVIPQELTGLPLLAILYLDGNGLSGYLPTNIISWKSMTLLNLSGNQLSGEIPKSIGFLPQLLDLDLSRNKFSGEIPPEIGRLKLTSLNLSSNQLFGEIPDEFETAAFDSSFLNNAGLCANNPSLGLSRCNSQAKKSKTISSHFVAAVSSVAALTLLVVILYAIFVIRSYRKRKHISNSTWKLTSFQRLSFTERSILSSLTDNNLIGSGGSGEVYRVPIRQSGEYVAVKKIWDTTKLNQKLEKEFLAEVEILGSIRHSNIVKLLCCISSEESKLLVYEYMENCSLDRWLHGKKRQYSFSGSVHHVVLDWPKRLQIAVGAAQGLFYMHHACSPPIIHRDVKSSNVLLDSEFNAKIADFGLARTLIKNSEPNTMSAIAGSIGYIAPEYAQTARVNEKIDVFSFGVVLLELVTGREAHNGDETMSLVEWTRRHIQEGKNLADALDEDIKEAQYMDEIDCVLKLGIICTGSVPSNRPNMRDVLQILLQCSQKSPPGEKKNINEYDIAPLLQNRNPERSLEHNDSLFASIV; encoded by the exons ATGACCAAAACAACCCTGTCACCCTCCCATATCCACCTCCTCCCTACTCTCATCTTCCTCCTCTTCGCTCTATCCTTGGATGGAAACGCGCAAGATTCTGATCCCAATCAAGAACACAACACCTTACTTCTACTGAAACAAAACTGGTCCAATCCCCCTTCCCTTAGTCACTGGAAACCCTCCTCAGACCACTGCACCTGGTCTGAAATCACTTGCTCCAATGGTTCAGTCACGAAACTCGAGATCAAGAACCGGACTATTGCCGGAACAATCCCTGCGTTCATATGCGACCTTAGTAACCTCACTTATCTTAATCTTCAAGTCAACTCTTTCTCGGGTTATTTCCCTGATGTTCTTTACAGTTGTTCAAATCTTGAGCATCTAGACCTCTCTAATAACTCATTCTTTGGAGCGATACCTGATGATATTAACCGGCTGTCGCCTCGGCTCCAGTACATAGACTTGGGAAGCAACAAGTTCAGCGGTGATATCCCTTCAGCCATTGGGAGATTATCAAGCCTCAAAACTCTTTATCTATACGATAACTTGTTTAATGGTTCTTTCCCCCAGGATATTGGCAACCTATCGCATCTTGAAGAGCTAAACTTGAATTCTAATGGGTTTTTACCGCAAAGAATCCCGTCAAGTTTCACTCAGTTAAAGAAACTGAAAAATTTCTGGATGACCGGAACAAATATGATCGGAGAAATCCCTCAAAGTATTGGAAACATGTCAGCTCTGGAGTTTCTCGACTTGTCTGATAATGGCTTGAATGGTAGCATACCAGATGGTCTCTTGCTTCTCGACAACTTAACAAACTTGTTTCTTTACAAAAATGGATTGTCTGGTTCCATTCCTCGGAGGATTGAATGTTTGAACATGCAGGTTCTTGATCTTTCAGCAAACAACTTGACAGGGACGATACCGGATGATTTTGGAAAGTTAACTAACCTTACTGGTTTGGCTTTGTTTTTCAATCAATTATCTGGTGAAATACCCACAAGTATTGGTAGATTACCTGGGCTTGTAGATTTCGGGCTGTTTAGCAATAAAATGTCAGGCGAATTGCCGCCAGATTTTGGCCGTTACTCGAAGCTTAGAACTTTTCAAGTATCTGAAAACCAATTTGTTGGTAAATTGCCGGAATATTTGTGTGCTAATAAAGTACTTATAGGGGTGGTTGCCTTTAAGAATAACTTGTCTGGTGGAGTACCGCAGTCTCTAGGTGACTGCAGCAGTTTGAAAGTTGTTTTCGTACACGAAAACAGTCTTTCTGGTGAAATCCCAGATGGGATGTGGACATCATCAAATTTGTTACAGTTAAAACTAAGTGACAACCATTTCACTGGTAAGCTCCCGAGTACCATCGGCCCTCAACTATCGTTGCTTGATATGGAGAACAATCAGTTCTCCGGTCCCATTCCAGCCGAGATATCTTCTTGGGAGAATTTGAGGGAGTTTAAAGCCAGCAACAACTTATTGAGTGGTGTGATTCCTCAAGAATTGACTGGTCTTCCGTTGCTCGCGATTCTTTATTTAGATGGAAATGGGCTTTCTGGTTATCTCCCAACAAATATAATCTCATGGAAGTCTATGACACTCTTGAATCTCAGCGGAAACCAGCTCTCTGGTGAAATCCCCAAATCAATTGGTTTCTTGCCACAATTATTGGACCTGGACCTGTCAAGAAACAAATTTTCAGGGGAAATTCCACCTGAAATTGGACGTTTGAAGCTAACTTCACTCAACCTCTCCTCCAATCAGCTCTTCGGGGAAATTCCAGATGAGTTTGAAACAGCAGCTTTTGACAGCAGTTTCTTGAACAATGCCGGACTTTGTGCAAATAACCCTTCACTAGGCCTCAGCCGATGTAATAGTCAGGCCAAAAAGTCGAAAACTATTTCATCTCATTTTGTTGCTGCAGTCTCAAGTGTTGCAGCACTTACACTCCTTGTGGTTATCTTGTACGCTATCTTTGTGATCAGAAGTTACCGTAAAAGAAAGCATATATCGAACTCGACTTGGAAACTCACTTCATTCCAGAGGTTAAGCTTCACAGAAAGAAGCATATTATCAAGTTTGACTGACAACAATTTAATTGGAAGTGGAGGGTCCGGGGAAGTCTACCGTGTTCCCATTCGTCAATCAGGTGAGTATGTTGCGGTTAAGAAGATATGGGATACAACGAAGTTGAATCAGAAACTCGAAAAGGAATTTTTAGCAGAAGTTGAGATACTTGGTTCGATTAGACACTCCAACATAGTGAAACTACTCTGCTGCATCTCGAGTGAGGAATCAAAACTTCTCGTTTATGAGTACATGGAAAATTGTAGCCTGGATAGATGGCTTCATGGAAAAAAGAGACAATATTCTTTCTCAGGTTCAGTTCATCATGTGGTATTGGACTGGCCTAAGAGGCTACAGATTGCCGTTGGAGCTGCTCAAGGTTTATTCTACATGCATCACGCGTGTTCACCGCCTATCATCCATCGAGATGTGAAATCAAGTAACGTCTTACTAGACTCAGAATTCAATGCAAAGATTGCAGATTTTGGTCTAGCAAGAACGTTGATCAAGAACTCTGAGCCGAACACCATGTCAGCTATAGCTGGCTCCATTGGATACATCGCTCCAG AGTACGCTCAAACTGCAAGGGTGAATGAAAAGATAGACGTATTCAGCTTTGGAGTCGTCCTACTTGAACTGGTAACAGGGAGGGAAGCTCATAATGGAGATGAGACCATGTCTCTAGTTGAATGGACTAGGCGTCACATTCAAGAAGGTAAAAATTTAGCCGATGCATTGGATGAGGATATAAAGGAGGCTCAGTACATGGATGAAATCGATTGTGTGCTTAAACTCGGGATCATCTGTACTGGTAGTGTTCCCTCGAACAGGCCAAATATGAGGGATGTTTTGCAAATCTTGCTCCAGTGCAGCCAAAAGAGTCCACCCGGAGAGAAGAAAAACATAAATGAATATGATATTGCTCCACTTCTCCAGAACAGAAATCCAGAGAGGTCACTCGAGCATAATGACTCTTTGTTTGCATCAATAGTTTGA